In Marinobacter sp. LQ44, the following are encoded in one genomic region:
- a CDS encoding acyl-CoA dehydrogenase, protein MTDTLIDRRDLAFQLYEVMNTEALTERERFSEHSKDTFDAVIETADKMAKEKFANHNSAADKDEPKFVNGQVEMLPDVKQAFDAYAEAGFLAGRYDYDLGGMQLPESVMAACNGFFTAANPGTAGYPFLTTAAANLIRVFGNDEQKEKFLPNMLSGRYSGTMALTEPHAGSSLADIRTSATPTDDGHYLIKGAKIYISGGEQSITENIVHMVLAKIKGAPAGVKGISLFIVPKFHVDENGDPGGRNGVSLAGLIHKLGYRGTTSTALSFGDDAPCHGYLVGEPHQGLKYMFQMMNEARIGVGFGAAVIGYRGYMHSLEYAKDRLQGRKASEKNPESPQVPIIDHADVRRMLLAQKAYSEGGLALCLYGARLMDDQHTHPDEQKRMEAGKLLDLLTPVIKAWPSEYGPKANDLAIQVYGGAGYTREYPVEQCWRDNRLNPIHEGTNGIQALDLLGRKIWQDQSHGLQLLMQEMQVDLQAATTDRCQQWALSLSETLQQAVKVTQSLGKSLMGGEVDKTLANASCYLHLFGHIIVAWMWLRQANAAANALASANSDRERNFYQGKLQAAQYFFHWELPTVAQDLVLLRNQDDTCLNMKADWF, encoded by the coding sequence ATGACCGACACCCTGATCGACCGCCGAGACCTGGCATTCCAGCTCTACGAAGTGATGAACACCGAAGCCCTCACCGAACGGGAGCGCTTCAGCGAACACAGCAAAGACACCTTCGACGCCGTCATCGAAACCGCCGACAAAATGGCGAAAGAAAAATTCGCCAATCACAACAGCGCTGCCGACAAAGATGAACCCAAATTCGTCAACGGCCAGGTGGAGATGCTGCCAGACGTCAAACAGGCCTTTGACGCCTACGCCGAAGCGGGCTTCCTCGCCGGTCGCTACGACTACGACCTCGGCGGCATGCAACTGCCGGAATCGGTCATGGCCGCGTGCAACGGCTTCTTCACTGCTGCCAACCCAGGTACCGCCGGCTACCCGTTCCTGACCACAGCCGCCGCCAACCTCATCCGCGTATTTGGCAACGACGAGCAGAAGGAAAAATTCCTGCCCAACATGCTCAGCGGCCGCTACAGCGGCACCATGGCCCTGACCGAGCCCCACGCCGGCTCCAGCCTGGCGGACATCCGCACCTCCGCCACACCTACCGACGATGGCCACTACCTGATCAAAGGCGCCAAGATCTATATCTCCGGCGGTGAACAGAGCATCACCGAAAACATCGTTCACATGGTGCTGGCGAAAATCAAAGGCGCCCCGGCCGGTGTGAAAGGCATCTCCCTGTTCATCGTCCCGAAATTCCACGTAGACGAAAACGGCGACCCGGGCGGACGCAACGGCGTCAGCCTCGCCGGCCTGATTCACAAGCTCGGCTACCGAGGCACCACATCCACCGCCCTGAGCTTCGGCGACGACGCCCCCTGCCACGGCTACCTGGTGGGCGAACCCCATCAGGGCCTGAAATACATGTTCCAGATGATGAACGAAGCCCGCATTGGCGTCGGCTTCGGTGCTGCTGTGATCGGATACCGGGGTTACATGCACAGCCTGGAATACGCCAAAGACCGCCTGCAGGGTCGCAAAGCCAGCGAAAAGAACCCCGAAAGCCCGCAGGTGCCCATCATCGACCACGCCGACGTACGCCGCATGCTGCTGGCTCAGAAAGCCTACAGCGAAGGTGGCCTGGCCCTGTGCCTGTATGGCGCTCGCCTGATGGACGACCAGCACACCCACCCGGATGAACAGAAGCGAATGGAAGCCGGCAAACTGCTGGACCTGCTCACTCCGGTGATCAAAGCCTGGCCCTCGGAATACGGCCCGAAAGCCAACGACCTGGCGATCCAGGTCTACGGTGGCGCCGGCTATACCCGGGAATACCCGGTGGAACAATGCTGGCGCGACAACCGCCTGAACCCGATCCACGAAGGCACCAACGGCATCCAGGCCCTGGACCTGCTGGGTCGCAAAATCTGGCAGGACCAGAGCCATGGCCTGCAGTTGCTGATGCAGGAAATGCAGGTGGATCTGCAGGCGGCCACCACCGACCGTTGCCAGCAGTGGGCATTGTCCCTCAGTGAAACCCTGCAGCAGGCGGTGAAAGTCACCCAAAGCCTGGGTAAATCCCTGATGGGTGGCGAAGTCGACAAAACCCTCGCTAACGCCAGCTGCTACCTGCACCTGTTTGGTCACATCATCGTCGCCTGGATGTGGTTGCGGCAGGCCAATGCGGCTGCCAACGCTCTGGCGTCTGCCAACAGCGACAGAGAACGCAATTTCTACCAGGGCAAACTCCAGGCCGCCCAGTACTTCTTCCACTGGGAATTACCCACTGTGGCCCAGGATCTGGTGTTGCTGCGCAATCAGGATGATACGTGCTTGAACATGAAGGCCGATTGGTTCTAG
- a CDS encoding GlxA family transcriptional regulator — MKTVTIIGFNGALASAITGMIDLFRLAGVTWARIHGEQPTARFRTRLLTENGDPCRCINGVTLLADGSWQDVDELGADDLLIIPTIGAPIDEVLQTNSPLIQWLSQFQDAAPGDVRVASNCTGAFLLAAAGLLDGREATTHWGFGEQFRRQFPAVNLHAEKLVTVDGPVACAGGGMAWWDLGVYLVERLAGAQVARELAKAFVIDAGRTSQAPYSVLQAKRYHSDQVIHQVQDWLEEHFREPVSLPELSSFSGLSERSLLRRFRQATGDSPSSYLQLLRVEEARRLLESSKGGLESVTRAVGYEDVSSFSRLFRRHTKLSPGAYRAKFGR, encoded by the coding sequence TTGAAAACCGTCACTATCATCGGCTTCAACGGAGCGCTGGCCAGTGCCATCACCGGTATGATCGACCTGTTTCGTCTGGCCGGGGTGACCTGGGCTCGAATCCATGGCGAGCAGCCGACGGCACGGTTCAGAACCCGGCTGCTGACCGAAAATGGCGATCCGTGCCGATGCATCAATGGCGTGACCCTGCTGGCGGATGGTTCCTGGCAGGATGTTGACGAACTGGGTGCCGATGACTTGCTGATTATTCCGACCATTGGTGCACCTATTGATGAAGTTCTGCAAACCAACAGTCCGTTGATTCAGTGGCTTTCTCAGTTTCAGGATGCAGCGCCCGGCGATGTTCGGGTGGCCAGTAACTGTACCGGGGCGTTTTTGTTGGCGGCGGCGGGGTTACTGGATGGCAGAGAGGCCACTACACACTGGGGGTTTGGTGAACAGTTCAGGCGGCAGTTTCCGGCTGTAAATCTCCATGCCGAAAAGCTGGTCACGGTTGATGGCCCTGTAGCCTGCGCCGGGGGTGGTATGGCCTGGTGGGATCTGGGGGTGTATCTGGTGGAGCGGCTGGCAGGTGCGCAGGTGGCCAGGGAGTTGGCGAAGGCGTTTGTGATTGATGCCGGGCGTACGAGCCAGGCGCCGTATAGCGTGCTGCAGGCCAAGCGATACCATTCAGACCAGGTGATTCACCAGGTTCAGGATTGGCTGGAGGAACATTTCAGAGAGCCGGTTTCATTGCCAGAGCTTTCCAGCTTCTCCGGGTTGTCCGAAAGGTCGCTGTTACGTCGGTTCCGGCAGGCGACAGGGGATTCACCGTCCAGCTATCTGCAGCTACTCCGTGTCGAGGAGGCTCGCAGGCTACTCGAATCCTCAAAGGGAGGGCTTGAGTCGGTCACCCGGGCGGTCGGATACGAGGATGTGAGTTCGTTCAGCCGGCTGTTTCGTCGGCATACGAAGCTTTCACCAGGCGCCTATCGGGCGAAATTCGGCCGATAG
- a CDS encoding NADPH-dependent 2,4-dienoyl-CoA reductase — MTANYPNLLKPLDLGFTELKNRVLMGSMHTGLEDRFWNIHKFARYFAERAEGGVGLMVTGGFSPNLVGQLAPLSSTMNNRATALLHRHVTGAVHEAGGKICLQLLHAGRYGYQPLIVSASATKAPISPFKARALSTKGVERQINDFVSAAKLAKFAGYDGVEVMGSEGYFINQFLCERTNKRTDKWGGPYENRMRLPVEIVRRMREAVGPEFIIIYRLSMLDLVEGGQTWDQIVTLGKAIEQAGATIINTGIGWHEARVPTIVTSVPRGGFADVTAKFYGEVDIPVCTTNRINTPEKGEEILAAGKADMVSMARPLLADSEFVRKAEQGRSDEINTCIACNQACLDHVFQAKRASCLVNPRACYETELVLTVAPVVRRVAVVGAGPAGLAAATTAAKRGHKVTLFEADDKIGGQFNYAKRIPGKEEFYETLRYFQRQIQLLEIDLKLETRVEASDLIDQGFDDVIVATGVKPRTPKIDGIDHPKVLGYLDVLRHNKPVGKSVAVIGAGGIGFDVSEFLTHDFGKHPEGEQVSVAEWQAEWGVDPTFEGPGGLAERAQTPSPRKIYLMQRKTGKVGGGLGKTSGWVHRSSLKHRDVEMLRGCRYDRIDDQGLHITLTDKDGKTGETRVLAVDNVIICAGQESYRELFDQLADKGVKAHLIGGADVAEELDAKRAIRQGTEIAAAI, encoded by the coding sequence ATGACTGCGAATTACCCTAACTTGCTGAAACCGCTCGACCTAGGCTTCACCGAGCTGAAAAATCGTGTGCTCATGGGTTCCATGCACACCGGGCTGGAAGACCGTTTCTGGAATATTCACAAGTTTGCCCGGTATTTTGCAGAACGCGCTGAGGGTGGCGTTGGCCTTATGGTAACGGGAGGCTTTTCGCCCAACCTGGTTGGCCAACTGGCGCCTTTGTCGTCAACCATGAATAACCGTGCAACAGCCTTGTTGCATCGTCATGTGACCGGAGCAGTGCATGAGGCGGGCGGTAAGATCTGCCTGCAGTTACTGCACGCTGGCCGGTATGGTTATCAGCCGCTGATTGTGTCCGCCTCGGCAACCAAGGCGCCGATCAGCCCGTTCAAGGCCAGGGCCCTGTCGACAAAAGGTGTTGAGCGGCAGATCAACGATTTCGTCAGTGCGGCGAAGCTGGCCAAATTTGCCGGCTATGACGGCGTTGAAGTGATGGGCTCCGAAGGCTACTTCATCAACCAGTTCCTGTGCGAACGTACCAACAAGCGAACCGACAAGTGGGGCGGGCCCTACGAAAACCGCATGCGCTTGCCGGTGGAGATCGTGCGCCGCATGCGTGAGGCAGTAGGGCCGGAGTTCATCATCATCTACCGGCTGTCCATGCTGGACCTGGTGGAAGGCGGCCAGACCTGGGATCAGATAGTGACCCTGGGCAAAGCCATCGAACAGGCCGGTGCCACCATCATCAATACCGGCATCGGCTGGCACGAGGCCCGGGTTCCCACCATCGTGACTTCGGTGCCCCGCGGTGGCTTTGCCGATGTTACGGCCAAGTTCTACGGCGAGGTGGACATTCCGGTGTGCACCACCAACCGCATCAACACTCCCGAGAAAGGCGAAGAGATCCTTGCTGCCGGCAAGGCAGACATGGTGTCCATGGCTCGCCCATTACTGGCCGACAGCGAGTTCGTGCGTAAGGCAGAGCAGGGGCGTAGCGATGAAATCAACACCTGTATCGCCTGCAACCAGGCCTGCCTGGACCATGTGTTCCAAGCCAAGCGCGCTTCATGCCTCGTTAACCCCCGGGCCTGTTACGAAACCGAACTGGTGCTTACCGTTGCTCCGGTGGTGCGGCGGGTGGCCGTGGTCGGTGCCGGGCCGGCGGGCCTGGCAGCGGCAACCACCGCCGCCAAGCGCGGCCACAAGGTGACCCTGTTCGAAGCCGACGACAAGATCGGTGGCCAGTTCAACTACGCCAAGCGCATACCGGGCAAGGAAGAGTTTTACGAGACTCTGCGTTACTTCCAGCGCCAGATCCAGTTGCTGGAGATTGATCTTAAACTTGAAACCCGCGTGGAGGCCTCAGACCTTATTGATCAAGGCTTTGACGATGTCATCGTCGCCACCGGCGTGAAACCCCGGACACCAAAGATCGACGGCATTGACCATCCGAAAGTGCTGGGTTATCTCGACGTGCTGCGCCACAACAAGCCGGTGGGCAAGAGTGTTGCGGTGATCGGCGCCGGGGGTATCGGTTTTGATGTCAGTGAATTCCTGACTCACGATTTTGGCAAACACCCGGAAGGCGAACAGGTGAGTGTGGCTGAATGGCAGGCGGAATGGGGGGTGGATCCCACGTTTGAGGGCCCCGGCGGCCTGGCTGAACGGGCGCAGACCCCATCGCCCCGCAAGATCTATCTGATGCAGCGTAAAACCGGCAAAGTCGGCGGCGGCCTGGGCAAAACCTCAGGCTGGGTGCACCGAAGCAGCCTCAAGCATCGGGACGTCGAAATGCTCCGGGGTTGCCGTTACGATCGAATCGACGATCAAGGCCTGCATATTACCCTGACCGACAAGGACGGAAAGACCGGTGAAACCAGAGTTCTGGCCGTGGACAACGTCATCATCTGCGCGGGACAGGAAAGCTATCGGGAACTGTTCGACCAGCTTGCGGATAAAGGCGTGAAAGCGCACCTCATTGGCGGTGCTGATGTGGCGGAAGAGCTGGATGCCAAAAGGGCCATCCGTCAGGGAACCGAAATCGCGGCAGCCATTTAA
- a CDS encoding putative monovalent cation/H+ antiporter subunit A, translated as MLLAVLSGFLLAIAAPFLHRVAGKYIGWVLALLPASLAVYFSTFLSQVQDGPVLLEYQWLPGLDISLNFLVDGLSLTFALLISGIGTFILIYAGSYLAGHKYLARFYVIMLSFMASMLGLVLSDNLITMFVFWELTSITSYMLIGFNHEDLDARKCALQGLFVTVAGGLALMAGLIMLAIMTGSYSLAEILASSEPLHQHVFYTGAVLCILAGTFTKSAQVPFHFWLPNAMAAPTPVSAFLHSATMVKAGVYLMARLNPSLGEGELWSLMLMGFGAATMFTGAWLAFGSTGIKKILAYSTVMALGTLTMLIGVGTELAMTAFICFLVAHSLYKGALFMLAGALDHETGTKDITLMGGLRKSMPATATIAAFAALSLAGLPPLFGFIAKELMLEALIDAPVWSGVLLFVTVAAAMLIVGVAGLVAIKPFFGAKGDTPKTPHEAPFGMLIGPAVLTIIALVFGLLPFIPENALLTAAVASVYGAPVDFYLALWHGINAPLMLSAASLVVGLLLFKAWPRIQPTLYAINYAGGRVGPEAGYFKFMEWITVVASWQTRMLQNGVLGIYMLVMVAVTFGLAGYTMLDQYGVHFTLNLADSHFYEWGIALLLVASAAFASGTHSRLGSVASMGVLGFGVALTFILFSAPDLGITQLLVETLTVILLVLVLFKLPEFVNLSTPFQRYRDLAVAIFGGVVITLMILAVLDIQYFESISSYYVENSAPLAYGRNIVNVILVDFRALDTLGEIFVLALAALGVFSMLKLKAEDQHKP; from the coding sequence ATGCTGTTAGCTGTGTTATCCGGCTTTTTGCTGGCAATTGCCGCCCCTTTCCTACACCGGGTTGCGGGCAAATACATTGGGTGGGTGCTGGCACTTTTGCCGGCAAGCCTTGCGGTCTACTTCAGCACCTTTCTTTCTCAGGTTCAGGATGGGCCGGTGCTACTGGAGTATCAGTGGCTGCCAGGCCTCGATATCTCCCTGAACTTTCTTGTTGATGGTCTCTCGCTGACGTTTGCCTTACTGATCAGCGGTATCGGTACTTTTATCCTGATCTATGCCGGTTCTTACCTTGCCGGCCACAAGTATCTGGCCCGCTTCTATGTGATCATGCTGTCGTTCATGGCATCGATGCTCGGGCTGGTGCTCTCGGATAACCTGATTACCATGTTTGTGTTCTGGGAGCTGACCAGCATCACCTCTTACATGCTGATTGGCTTCAACCACGAAGATCTGGATGCCCGAAAGTGTGCATTGCAGGGTCTGTTTGTGACCGTGGCCGGCGGCCTGGCGCTGATGGCCGGGCTGATCATGCTGGCCATCATGACTGGCAGCTATTCCCTCGCGGAAATCCTGGCATCCAGTGAGCCGCTGCATCAGCATGTTTTCTACACGGGTGCCGTGCTGTGCATACTCGCGGGCACCTTTACCAAATCGGCGCAGGTGCCCTTCCATTTCTGGCTGCCAAATGCCATGGCAGCGCCGACTCCGGTCTCCGCTTTCCTGCACTCCGCCACCATGGTCAAGGCCGGCGTTTATTTGATGGCACGCCTGAATCCCTCCCTGGGTGAGGGTGAGCTATGGAGCCTGATGCTGATGGGCTTCGGCGCTGCCACCATGTTTACCGGCGCCTGGCTGGCCTTTGGCAGCACTGGCATCAAAAAGATTCTGGCCTATTCAACCGTGATGGCACTTGGCACCCTGACCATGCTGATCGGTGTTGGCACAGAACTGGCCATGACGGCCTTTATCTGTTTCCTGGTAGCCCATTCCCTGTACAAAGGTGCGCTGTTCATGCTCGCCGGTGCCCTGGACCATGAAACCGGCACCAAGGACATCACATTGATGGGTGGCTTGCGCAAATCCATGCCCGCGACAGCGACCATTGCCGCCTTCGCAGCCCTGTCCCTCGCAGGCCTGCCACCACTGTTCGGTTTTATTGCCAAAGAGTTGATGCTCGAAGCGCTGATTGATGCGCCGGTCTGGAGTGGTGTGCTGCTCTTCGTGACTGTTGCCGCTGCCATGCTGATCGTTGGCGTAGCGGGTCTGGTTGCGATCAAGCCGTTCTTTGGCGCCAAGGGAGATACGCCGAAAACGCCTCACGAGGCACCGTTTGGCATGCTCATCGGTCCAGCGGTGCTGACTATTATCGCACTGGTTTTCGGCCTGCTGCCCTTCATCCCGGAGAATGCCTTGCTGACGGCTGCGGTTGCCTCGGTTTATGGTGCCCCGGTGGATTTCTATCTGGCGCTCTGGCACGGAATCAACGCACCGCTGATGCTCTCCGCAGCCAGCCTGGTCGTTGGTCTGCTGCTGTTCAAGGCCTGGCCGCGTATTCAGCCAACGCTGTATGCCATCAACTACGCAGGCGGTCGTGTCGGCCCGGAGGCGGGCTACTTCAAGTTCATGGAATGGATTACCGTAGTGGCAAGTTGGCAGACCCGGATGTTGCAGAACGGTGTACTGGGCATCTACATGCTGGTGATGGTTGCCGTTACCTTCGGTCTGGCCGGCTACACCATGCTGGACCAGTATGGCGTGCATTTCACGCTTAACCTGGCCGACAGCCACTTTTATGAATGGGGCATTGCGCTCTTGCTGGTTGCGTCTGCGGCGTTTGCCAGCGGCACCCATTCCCGCCTGGGCTCGGTAGCGTCTATGGGGGTACTTGGCTTTGGTGTAGCACTCACGTTCATCCTGTTCAGTGCACCGGACCTGGGCATCACCCAGCTGCTGGTGGAAACCCTGACGGTGATCCTGCTGGTTCTGGTTCTGTTCAAGCTTCCGGAGTTCGTCAACCTGTCTACACCTTTCCAGCGTTATCGGGATCTGGCGGTGGCAATCTTCGGTGGCGTTGTTATCACCCTGATGATTCTGGCGGTGCTGGACATTCAGTACTTCGAATCCATCTCCTCCTATTACGTTGAGAACAGTGCCCCCCTGGCCTATGGCCGGAATATTGTGAACGTGATTCTGGTGGACTTCCGGGCACTGGACACCTTGGGTGAGATCTTCGTGCTGGCACTGGCTGCCCTGGGCGTGTTCTCCATGCTGAAACTGAAAGCGGAGGATCAGCACAAGCCATGA
- a CDS encoding Na+/H+ antiporter subunit B translates to MKSNTMILHTAALLIMPLQLMFSIFLLFRGHDEPGGGFIGGLVASGAFVLYAFAFGAEATRRILRVGPRDLLAAGLLMGLASTLPAFFSGQPMLTAHWWEVPLPGDAYLKLSTPLIFDIGVYLAVLGTIMTFVVGLMESEE, encoded by the coding sequence ATGAAATCCAACACCATGATTCTGCATACCGCGGCCTTGCTGATCATGCCGCTGCAACTGATGTTCTCGATTTTCCTGCTATTCCGGGGCCACGATGAACCCGGTGGCGGGTTCATTGGTGGGCTGGTTGCCTCTGGCGCGTTTGTGCTCTATGCCTTTGCCTTTGGCGCGGAAGCCACTCGTCGGATTCTGCGGGTTGGCCCCCGCGATCTGCTGGCAGCAGGCCTGCTGATGGGGTTGGCATCCACCCTGCCTGCGTTTTTCTCTGGCCAACCCATGCTGACAGCCCACTGGTGGGAAGTACCGTTGCCAGGCGACGCCTACCTGAAGCTGTCCACGCCGCTGATTTTTGATATCGGCGTCTATCTTGCCGTTCTTGGCACCATCATGACTTTTGTGGTTGGCCTGATGGAGTCCGAAGAATGA
- a CDS encoding Na+/H+ antiporter subunit C, whose translation MESLMAYVVGIMFTAAFYMMLRRSIVKLVIGLMILSNAANLLIFVVSGMTRGAPPLIAEGASAPAGMIADPLPQALILTAIVIAFGVLAFAVVLIRRAYEVVGTDDLDQMKDTDT comes from the coding sequence ATGGAGAGCCTGATGGCGTATGTGGTGGGCATCATGTTCACTGCGGCCTTTTACATGATGCTCAGGCGGTCCATCGTCAAACTGGTTATCGGTTTGATGATACTCAGTAATGCCGCCAACCTGCTGATCTTTGTTGTGTCCGGCATGACCCGTGGCGCGCCGCCGCTGATTGCGGAAGGCGCCAGCGCCCCGGCAGGCATGATTGCAGATCCGTTGCCCCAGGCCCTGATCCTGACTGCAATCGTGATTGCCTTTGGTGTGTTGGCCTTCGCCGTGGTTCTTATCCGCCGAGCTTACGAAGTGGTTGGAACCGATGACCTGGACCAGATGAAGGATACGGACACTTGA
- a CDS encoding Na+/H+ antiporter subunit D, which translates to MSPEIILPVFIPLTAGALSLALWRSIRYQRILAVLANILLLWSGIWLLMSTTDQGFVTMEMGSWPAPFSIVFVADVLAAIMIVLTGIIGLAIAIYSLASTPRGHEKFGYYPLMHLLLAGVAGSFLTGDIFNLFVWFEVMLLASFALLTLGGERAQMEGAIKYVTLNLFSSAIFLSAVGLLYGMVGTLNMADIAQKIGQVEDTGMLTVVAMMFMVSFGVKAAAFPLFFWLPASYHTPQVAVSALFAGLLTKVGVYALFRMFTLVFTQDVDYTHNILLWAATLTMLTGVLGAAAQFEFRRILSFHIVSQIGYMMLGLALFTPLAIIGGVFYIMHHIIVKTNLFLVSGFTYRLLGSYELKDLGGVYKYRPLLAVLFLIPALSLAGIPPLSGFFAKFVVIRAALEAEAYLVTFVALLVGLLTLYSMIKIWAEVFWKKVPDHVKNTEELKGKLNEKHAWAYYLPMVGLAICTLIIGLYGQPIYELAEMSAEQLMNPQLYIEAVLGGDQP; encoded by the coding sequence TTGAGCCCGGAAATCATTCTTCCTGTATTTATTCCCCTGACGGCTGGCGCCCTGTCGCTGGCACTGTGGCGGTCGATTCGCTATCAGCGCATTCTGGCTGTGCTGGCCAATATCCTGTTGCTGTGGAGTGGCATCTGGCTACTGATGTCCACCACCGACCAGGGCTTTGTGACCATGGAAATGGGCAGTTGGCCGGCACCGTTCAGTATTGTGTTTGTGGCCGATGTTCTGGCCGCCATCATGATCGTACTGACCGGGATTATCGGCCTGGCCATCGCTATCTACTCGCTGGCGTCAACGCCCCGGGGCCATGAAAAGTTCGGCTACTACCCGCTGATGCACCTGTTGCTGGCCGGTGTGGCAGGCTCTTTCTTGACCGGCGACATCTTTAACCTGTTCGTCTGGTTTGAGGTCATGCTGCTGGCTTCCTTCGCCCTGCTCACCCTTGGCGGTGAGCGTGCGCAGATGGAAGGCGCCATCAAGTACGTTACCCTCAACCTGTTTTCTTCTGCGATTTTCCTGTCAGCGGTAGGCTTGCTCTACGGCATGGTGGGCACCTTGAACATGGCAGACATCGCGCAAAAAATTGGCCAAGTTGAAGACACCGGCATGCTAACCGTGGTTGCCATGATGTTCATGGTGTCTTTCGGTGTAAAGGCGGCTGCGTTCCCATTGTTTTTCTGGCTGCCGGCGTCTTACCACACCCCCCAGGTGGCAGTCTCAGCCCTGTTTGCCGGCCTGCTCACCAAGGTGGGCGTCTATGCCCTGTTCCGGATGTTCACTCTGGTTTTCACCCAGGACGTCGATTACACCCATAATATCCTGCTGTGGGCCGCCACCCTGACGATGCTGACCGGTGTTCTGGGTGCGGCAGCGCAGTTCGAATTCCGGCGCATTCTTTCGTTCCACATTGTCAGCCAGATTGGCTACATGATGCTGGGCCTGGCCTTGTTCACCCCGCTGGCCATCATAGGCGGTGTGTTCTACATCATGCACCACATCATTGTGAAGACGAACCTGTTCCTGGTCAGCGGCTTTACCTATCGCCTGCTGGGCAGCTATGAACTGAAAGACCTGGGCGGTGTCTACAAGTACCGCCCTCTGCTAGCGGTGCTGTTCCTGATCCCGGCCCTGTCTCTGGCGGGCATTCCGCCGCTATCCGGTTTCTTTGCCAAGTTCGTAGTGATCCGCGCAGCCCTCGAAGCAGAAGCCTATTTGGTCACCTTTGTGGCCCTGCTGGTTGGCCTGTTGACGCTGTACTCAATGATCAAGATCTGGGCAGAGGTGTTCTGGAAGAAGGTACCAGACCACGTCAAGAATACCGAAGAGCTCAAGGGCAAGCTGAACGAAAAGCATGCCTGGGCCTACTACCTGCCCATGGTTGGCCTGGCCATCTGCACCCTGATTATCGGCCTGTATGGCCAGCCCATCTACGAGCTGGCAGAGATGTCTGCCGAGCAGCTGATGAACCCGCAGCTCTACATCGAAGCGGTGTTGGGAGGTGATCAGCCATGA
- a CDS encoding Na+/H+ antiporter subunit E: MIGFFWNVCLALAWVALSGSFTAWNLFAGLFFGYLALMVLQKHVPALKGYSRRLPRLISFSLFFIKELVKANFRVAYDVATPVWYMKPGVIAYEMEAHTDAEIMFLSSFISLTPGTLSLDVSDDRRVLYIHAMFLQDEEQLRKDLKELEFRILKIMR; this comes from the coding sequence ATGATCGGATTTTTCTGGAACGTTTGCCTGGCGCTGGCCTGGGTTGCCCTGAGTGGCTCATTTACCGCGTGGAATCTGTTTGCAGGTCTGTTCTTCGGCTACCTGGCCTTGATGGTGCTGCAGAAGCATGTTCCGGCGCTAAAAGGTTATTCCCGGCGGCTACCAAGACTGATTTCCTTTTCCCTGTTTTTTATCAAGGAACTGGTCAAGGCGAACTTCCGCGTGGCGTACGACGTAGCAACCCCGGTCTGGTATATGAAGCCCGGCGTGATTGCCTATGAGATGGAAGCCCACACAGACGCAGAAATCATGTTCCTGAGCAGCTTTATCTCGCTGACTCCCGGCACCCTGAGCCTGGACGTCTCCGATGACCGGCGAGTGCTCTATATTCACGCCATGTTCCTGCAGGACGAGGAGCAGTTGCGCAAGGATCTCAAGGAGCTTGAGTTCCGGATTCTCAAGATCATGCGCTGA
- a CDS encoding monovalent cation/H+ antiporter complex subunit F, which produces MLDVVINIVYFMLSVALLFGFIRLIKGPSLPDRVVSLELIASIVVGYVGVHAIDTGVPSLLDVAIVIALTAFLTAVGFARFLERGGPKSE; this is translated from the coding sequence GTGCTGGATGTTGTTATCAATATTGTCTATTTCATGCTGTCGGTGGCCCTGCTGTTCGGGTTTATCCGGCTGATTAAAGGGCCATCATTGCCCGACCGGGTGGTTTCTCTGGAACTGATCGCCTCTATCGTGGTCGGTTACGTAGGGGTGCACGCCATCGATACTGGCGTGCCCAGCCTTCTGGATGTCGCCATAGTTATCGCCCTGACAGCGTTCCTGACTGCCGTCGGTTTTGCCCGATTCCTGGAGCGAGGAGGACCCAAGAGTGAGTGA
- the mnhG gene encoding monovalent cation/H(+) antiporter subunit G, with the protein MSELIVAILLMTGASFMILASVGILRLPDLPTRMHASTKAGAMGAMMTMAGVAAYFADVVVFTRAFAIVIFILITAPIAAHVIGRAGYFLGTPLWEGTVKDELKDNYDEKTHKLYSGFEPAPESVIPPKHEKRSEDDED; encoded by the coding sequence GTGAGTGAACTGATTGTTGCCATATTGCTCATGACCGGTGCCAGTTTCATGATTCTGGCCTCCGTGGGCATCCTCCGGCTTCCGGACCTGCCCACCCGAATGCATGCATCAACAAAGGCCGGCGCAATGGGTGCCATGATGACCATGGCCGGTGTAGCGGCGTATTTCGCAGATGTGGTGGTGTTTACACGGGCGTTCGCGATTGTCATTTTTATCCTGATCACCGCGCCGATTGCCGCCCATGTGATTGGCCGGGCCGGCTACTTCCTGGGCACACCGCTGTGGGAAGGCACTGTGAAGGATGAGCTCAAAGATAACTACGACGAAAAAACCCACAAACTGTACAGCGGCTTTGAGCCCGCTCCGGAAAGCGTCATCCCGCCCAAGCACGAAAAGCGCAGCGAGGATGATGAAGACTGA